The following coding sequences are from one Triticum aestivum cultivar Chinese Spring chromosome 5A, IWGSC CS RefSeq v2.1, whole genome shotgun sequence window:
- the LOC123105350 gene encoding purine permease 1 isoform X2, with product MEVEIPTEHRAPKVEARAWRWHDLPAAAAKPLRDPLLAVNFLLLAVGAASGPLLLRLYFLRGGSRKWLSSLLQTAGWPLLLVPLGFSFSSRRRRRSRRQGDDATASTGVFLMTPRLLAASAVVGLMTGADNFLYAYGQAYLPVSTSSILISTQLAFTAAFALLLVRQRFTGSTVNAIVLLSVGAAMLGMGSGGDRPAGVSGAQYAAGFGMALAAAALYGLVLPVMELSQAWHAARAGAAALTYTLVVEIQVVIGLTATAFCAVGMLANNDFQPAPRRPRPTPSAVPHHHAGRAQPRRLRPVASAVRALLYCQSGRLSRAPLPAASGGFRRPN from the exons ATGGAGGTCGAGATCCCGACCGAGCACCGCGCGCCCAAGGTTGAGGCTAGAGCGTGGCGATGGCACGAtctcccggccgccgccgccaagccgctCCGGGACCCCCTCCTCGCCGTCAACTTCCTGCTGCTGGCCGTCGGCGCGGCCAGCGgcccgctcctcctccgcctctacTTCCTGCGCGGCGGCTCCCGCAAGTGGCTATCCAGCCTGCTCCAGACCGCCGGCTGGCCGCTCCTCCTCGTGCCGCTcggcttctccttctcctcccgccgccgccgcaggagcCGCCGCCAGGGCGACGACGCCACGGCTAGCACCGGCGTCTTCCTCATGACGCCCCGCCTCCTGGCCGCGTCCGCCGTCGTGGGCCTCATGACCGGCGCCGACAACTTCCTCTACGCCTACGGCCAGGCCTACCTCCCGGTGTCCACCTCCTCCATCCTCATCTCCACGCAGCTGGCCTTCACGGCCGCCTTCGCGCTGCTGCTCGTGCGCCAGCGCTTCACGGGCTCCACGGTCAACGCCATCGTGCTGCTCAGCGTCGGCGCCGCCATGCTGGGGATGGGCTCCGGCGGGGACCGCCCGGCGGGGGTGTCGGGCGCGCAGTACGCCGCCGGGTTCGGCATGGCGCTGGCGGCCGCGGCGCTCTACGGCCTCGTGCTGCCCGTCATGGAGCTCAGCCAGGCGTGGCACGCGGcgcgcgccggcgccgccgccctcaCCTACACGCTCGTCGTTGAGATTCAGGTCGTCATCGGGCTCACCGCCACGGCGTTCTGCGCCGTCGGCATGCTGGCGAACAACGACTTTCAG CCGGCGCCGCGCCGGCCGCGCCCAACCCCGTCGGCCGTGCCCCATCACCACGCCGGCCGCGCCCAGCCTCGCCGACTACGCCCCGTCGCCTCCGCCGTCCGCGCCTTGCTCTATTGCCAGTCGGGCCGACTGAGCCGTGCCCCTTTGCCTGCCGCGTCGGGAGGATTCCGGCGGCCAAACTAA
- the LOC123105350 gene encoding purine permease 3 isoform X1: MEVEIPTEHRAPKVEARAWRWHDLPAAAAKPLRDPLLAVNFLLLAVGAASGPLLLRLYFLRGGSRKWLSSLLQTAGWPLLLVPLGFSFSSRRRRRSRRQGDDATASTGVFLMTPRLLAASAVVGLMTGADNFLYAYGQAYLPVSTSSILISTQLAFTAAFALLLVRQRFTGSTVNAIVLLSVGAAMLGMGSGGDRPAGVSGAQYAAGFGMALAAAALYGLVLPVMELSQAWHAARAGAAALTYTLVVEIQVVIGLTATAFCAVGMLANNDFQAIPGEARQSELGQAGYYMLLVGTAAVYQCFCLGIIGAIYYGSALLAGVIITVLLPVTEVLAVVFFHEPFSGTKGVALGLSLWGLASYFYGEVRNKAPDAERQTSLCADRDCEN, from the exons ATGGAGGTCGAGATCCCGACCGAGCACCGCGCGCCCAAGGTTGAGGCTAGAGCGTGGCGATGGCACGAtctcccggccgccgccgccaagccgctCCGGGACCCCCTCCTCGCCGTCAACTTCCTGCTGCTGGCCGTCGGCGCGGCCAGCGgcccgctcctcctccgcctctacTTCCTGCGCGGCGGCTCCCGCAAGTGGCTATCCAGCCTGCTCCAGACCGCCGGCTGGCCGCTCCTCCTCGTGCCGCTcggcttctccttctcctcccgccgccgccgcaggagcCGCCGCCAGGGCGACGACGCCACGGCTAGCACCGGCGTCTTCCTCATGACGCCCCGCCTCCTGGCCGCGTCCGCCGTCGTGGGCCTCATGACCGGCGCCGACAACTTCCTCTACGCCTACGGCCAGGCCTACCTCCCGGTGTCCACCTCCTCCATCCTCATCTCCACGCAGCTGGCCTTCACGGCCGCCTTCGCGCTGCTGCTCGTGCGCCAGCGCTTCACGGGCTCCACGGTCAACGCCATCGTGCTGCTCAGCGTCGGCGCCGCCATGCTGGGGATGGGCTCCGGCGGGGACCGCCCGGCGGGGGTGTCGGGCGCGCAGTACGCCGCCGGGTTCGGCATGGCGCTGGCGGCCGCGGCGCTCTACGGCCTCGTGCTGCCCGTCATGGAGCTCAGCCAGGCGTGGCACGCGGcgcgcgccggcgccgccgccctcaCCTACACGCTCGTCGTTGAGATTCAGGTCGTCATCGGGCTCACCGCCACGGCGTTCTGCGCCGTCGGCATGCTGGCGAACAACGACTTTCAG GCAATCCCAGGAGAAGCCCGACAGTCCGAACTCGGCCAGGCGGGCTACTACATGCTGCTGGTCGGCACAGCCGCCGTGTACCAGTGCTTCTGCCTCGGCATAATCGGCGCCATCTACTACGGCTCGGCGCTGCTCGCCGGAGTCATCATCACCGTGCTCCTCCCGGTGACCGAGGTCCTGGCCGTCGTCTTCTTCCATGAACCCTTCAGCGGCACCAAGGGCGTCGCCCTCGGGCTGTCGCTCTGGGGCCTCGCTTCCTATTTCTACGGCGAGGTGCGGAACAAGGCCCCGGATGCAGAGCGCCAGACAAGTCTGTGTGCGGATCGTGACTGCGAGAATTAG